A window from Fragaria vesca subsp. vesca linkage group LG5, FraVesHawaii_1.0, whole genome shotgun sequence encodes these proteins:
- the LOC101308771 gene encoding uncharacterized protein LOC101308771 has protein sequence MISTIRSCLTSCFGYKQEDEDDVDNEMWTNQIPKDILRFILHRLPRPEYLQLREVCPTWRTLIDTTSPASHQLLPWLLLDSDHLFFLKDGCFVTDHRKISTLVQSGRPRCVGSVQGWLIMHEYLDKNRYFFLNPITGGVTMLPSSPCMQKEKVVASSIPTRPEHCYVASLNLLYGRLAFCRLEDKSWTPIEAFESESENALEFRDVEIAAGKLYAATSSALEFLMVFDIKLSGGVPSYTAERLVVCYTDDDSESHELFLLLRMANVAQVTEGFQVLKLEECNSSGGARWVEIGDLGSRVFFVTMVNNKCISSERGDGGSDDQTLERNCIYFAFDWYSVETNVVEDFGVFSLTKRSVKPLNSPIDHTNRGLNQIVWFTPNPW, from the exons ATGATATCAACAATACGTTCATGCCTGACTTCTTGTTTTGGCTACAAACAAGAAGATGAAGACGACGTTGATAATGAGATGTGGACTAACCAAATCCCAAAAGACATCCTGCGATTCATTCTGCACCGCCTACCTCGCCCAGAGTATCTCCAGCTACGTGAGGTATGCCCTACCTGGCGAACCCTAATCGATACCACCTCTCCTGCCTCTCATCAACTTCTTCCATGGCTTTTACTCGATTCCGACCATCTCTTCTTCCTCAAAGACGGTTGCTTTGTCACTGACCACCGCAAAATCTCGACGCTCGTGCAAAGTGGCCGGCCAAGATGCGTTGGATCAGTTCAAGGGTGGTTGATCATGCACGAGTATCTTGATAAGAATCGTTACTTCTTCTTGAATCCCATTACAGGTGGTGTTACAATGCTTCCTTCATCACCATGCATGCAGAAGGAGAAAGTTGTAGCCTCGTCGATACCGACTAGGCCGGAGCACTGTTATGTGGCTAGTCTTAATTTACTTTACGGGCGCTTGGCTTTTTGTAGGCTGGAGGATAAGTCATGGACACCCATTGAAGCTTTCGAATCTGAATCCGAGAATGCTCTTGAGTTTCGAGATGTGGAAATAGCTGCAGGAAAATTATACGCTGCAACTTCGAGTGCATTGGAGTTTTTGATGGTGTTTGATATAAAATTGAGTGGGGGAGTTCCTAGCTATACAGCTGAAAGATTAGTTGTGTGTTACACTGATGAT GATTCTGAGTCACACGAGTTGTTTCTTCTTTTGCGTATGGCCAATGTAGCACAGGTGACTGAAGGATTTCAGGTGTTGAAGTTGGAGGAGTGTAATAGTAGTGGTGGTGCCCGGTGGGTTGAGATTGGTGATCTTGGTAGTAGGGTGTTTTTCGTGACCATGGTTAACAACAAATGCATCTCTTCCGAGAGAGGTGATGGTGGTTCTGATGATCAGACACTTGAAAGAAATTGCATCTATTTTGCCTTTGATTGGTATTCTGTTGAAACAAATGTTGTGGAGGACTTTGGGGTGTTTTCCCTGACAAAGAGGAGCGTGAAGCCCTTGAATTCTCCTATAGATCATACGAATCGAGGGTTGAATCAAATTGTGTGGTTTACACCAAATCCTTGGTAG
- the LOC101304093 gene encoding tubulin beta-1 chain-like — MREILHVQAGQCGNQIGGKFWEVMCDEHGIDQTGKYVGNSHLQLERVNVYYNEANGGRYVPRAVLLDLEPGTMDSLRTGPYGNIFRPDNFVFGQNGAGNNWAKGHYTEGAELIDAVLDVVRKEAENCDCLQGFQVCHSLGGGTGSGMGTLLISKIREEYPDRMMMTFSVFPSPKVSDTVVEPYNATLSVHQLVENADECMVLDNEALYDICFRTLKLTNPSFGDLNHLISTTMSGVTCCLRFPGQLNSDLRKLAVNLIPFPRLHFFMVGFAPLTSRGSQLYRSLTIPELTQQMWDAKNMMCAADPRHGRYLTASAVFRGKMSTKEVDEQMINIQNKNSSYFVEWIPNNVKSSVCDIAPTGLSMSSTFMGNSTSIQEMFRRVSEQFTVMFRRKAFLHWYTGEGMDEMEFTEAESNMNDLVSEYQQYQDAVAQDDEEEYGEEEMEN, encoded by the exons ATGAGAGAAATCTTGCACGTTCAAGCAGGGCAATGCGGTAACCAAATCGGAGGCAAGTTTTGGGAGGTAATGTGTGATGAGCATGGAATTGATCAAACTGGAAAGTACGTTGGGAATTCCCATCTTCAACTTGAGAGAGTCAATGTGTACTACAATGAGGCTAATGGAGGTCGATATGTGCCTAGAGCTGTGTTGCTGGACCTTGAGCCAGGTACCATGGATAGCTTGAGAACAGGTCCTTATGGGAACATTTTCAGGCCAGATAACTTTGTTTTTGGCCAAAATGGAGCTGGGAACAATTGGGCGAAAGGCCATTACACAGAAGGAGCTGAGCTGATCGATGCTGTTCTTGATGTGGTTCGTAAAGAGGCAGAGAATTGTGATTGTCTACAAG GCTTCCAGGTCTGCCATTCCCTTGGAGGTGGAACAGGGTCTGGAATGGGAACCCTTCTGATATCAAAGATCAGGGAAGAGTACCCTGATAGAATGATGATGACTTTCTCAGTCTTCCCTTCCCCTAAGGTCTCAGACACTGTGGTTGAACCCTACAATGCCACCCTCTCTGTTCATCAATTAGTCGAAAATGCCGATGAGTGCATGGTCCTTGACAATGAAGCCCTCTACGATATCTGCTTCCGAACTCTCAAGCTCACAAATCCAAGTT TTGGTGATCTGAACCATTTGATCTCCACAACCATGAGTGGAGTCACATGCTGCCTCCGGTTCCCGGGACAACTCAACTCCGACCTCCGAAAACTTGCCGTGAATCTCATCCCTTTCCCACGTCTCCACTTCTTCATGGTCGGCTTCGCACCCTTGACCTCCCGCGGCTCCCAACTCTACCGTTCCCTCACCATCCCTGAGCTCACACAACAAATGTGGGACGCCAAGAACATGATGTGTGCCGCAGACCCCCGCCATGGCCGATACCTCACCGCCTCGGCCGTGTTCCGTGGCAAGATGAGCACAAAAGAAGTTGATGAACAAATGATCAACATACAGAACAAGAACTCATCATACTTTGTGGAGTGGATTCCAAACAATGTCAAATCAAGTGTGTGTGACATTGCCCCAACCGGGTTGTCCATGTCCTCCACATTCATGGGGAACTCGACATCGATTCAAGAAATGTTTAGGAGGGTTTCAGAGCAATTCACTGTCATGTTTAGGAGGAAGGCTTTCTTGCATTGGTACACAGGAGAAGGTATGGATGAAATGGAGTTCACTGAGGCTGAGAGTAACATGAATGACTTGGTTTCGGAGTATCAACAATATCAGGATGCTGTGGCACAAGATGATGAGGAAGAGTATGGAGAGGAAGAGATGGAGAACTAG